The window AAACCATATTTCAATCTCCTAATCTGCCTCGAGGTAGGTTCTATGTTTCAATTGATTTCGATATGCCtcaactgttaaaaaaaaaaaaaaagatttgcttCTGTCAAACTACCATCTACAAGTAGTAAAGTCACAGTGACTGGATCCAAGCAATTTTGTCAAGCTTCAACTTCAAACAATTCGTAAAAAGCGTCATCTCCATATACTAGTTCTCCGTAGATCTGATCTTTGGAGCAGGTCTTTGAGGTTTACTCTCACAATCGGACTCTTCTATATACGAAGTTGGTCGGtaggacattcagaggttctGTAACCACGTACAAAATGATTTGAACATACCTTTGTACGCATTGACACCTTGACTTGGTCAGGATTAATAGCTCTAGCCAGCAGCCCACGACAAATGATCTATGTTATTCGTGGGCGAGTAAAATCTTAATATTTCAACGTGAGGAAGAATCTTCTGCTTTTCTGGGTACCTTCGATCTTTGTCACAACCCAACACAGCACAATGATTGCCACTAGGCATATTTGcaatattatttgaattgctgaGTTTAGAAAAGCCAGCCCGCTATACATACGTAAATGCCACTTAAAAGGCTTTTTtgagttatttcctccagatttataccctatttttaaatatttcaagaccatttcacaataaaccttaTAACATTACGCTAGCAAATTATATCTCATATTTCAAggtaattcaaacaaaaacttacacttgacacgtatcaacattgcccagATCGATTTCTGAATAAAATGTAGAAAcaaaagcgttgatctctctccaaattCGTTTTTTGGACGTGGAAAGAATTTTCCGCTATACATTTTCTTacagcgacttgcaatgttGGCCCCCTGGCGATCGCAgtaccctttgcgtataaagcaGGGATCCGAtcactggcaactcattcattgagGAAAAACCATCAGTTAGGCCTTGTTTTATTCTACAGTCGGGGACAAAATTGTTTACACATTGGCCCTTTCAACCCCCTATTCAGTCATTAGCTATCATTCTTAACTCTTTGTCCTTGCTAGGCTACCCAATTCTCCCCTCCCCCTAACAATGTTGTTtcgtaatagaccaatttcgatatattaaagttcagtcctaaacaaaaggcatcagctcgaggctctggggaataaatgtaaggatttgtatgagtttaatccccagagcctcgagatgatgtcttttgtttaggactgaattttaatatatcgaaattggtctattcgtgTGATCTTTGACTACAAACAGACAATATTGAACGGGGGAGGGGGTCTTTTGGAAAATTTAAAGCGTGGTACAAACAGCCCCGTTCTTTTAAGCTTAAAAACTGCTGTACAGTCACAGTGTGTCAACTTGTCTTGACCACGGTAAGAGCTTGCAGAGAACATTgactgtcaaaaatataaactttcGTGGTAGCACTTATCAGTGATCAAGTTTGAGCTTCCAACTGAATAAATTTGGCAGAAATGTAAGTATAAGTGATCAAACATGTGTTTAGtcaccttaattaattaattaattaattaattaattaattaattaattaattaattaaagcaaaTTGTTATATTCCCCAACCACTATTAGACAACTACACAATTCTGCATCGGTGACAATTTTACCTCTTATTTCGATATCAACAGAAGACGATGCAGAGCTTGCGTTGTTCAGTGCTTGGCATGAGTATTCACCACTGTCAGAAACTTCCACTTTTTCAATAACGAGTATGCTGCTGTCACCGTTTTCAGTGATGGTGGCCCTTGGAATCTTCAAAACGTTATTCTTTTTCCACTTGATTTGCGATGTAACTTCATTGGTTTTGCAAGTCAATGTCAGTTTATCCCCTTCCAGCATTGTGGGATATGGGTTTGGAGATATCTCAGCAGTGGGAAGTTCTGAGATTAAAATGGCGCAATTCGGTGAGATAAAAATCCTCACAAAATCCAGCCCATTgctcaaataaaatgaaatcagtgttaataaaaggaaaattttgacTACAGTATAAAAATTACGATTGAAGACCACGTTTCGATACTTCTGCTTAGTGTCTTTTCTAGGGGTGATCTAAAGATTTTATACTACTCCTTTCATACGATCACTAATGAGCGTCACCTCTTATCAATAAGGTGTAAATAGGTGTAGggtaaaacttgaaaaaaccgCCATGATCACGTTTTGAAGGAGCGTGGGCGGAATTAATGTGCCAAGATTCCAATGAAAGGCGTTGATAGTACCGCCAGATGGCGGTGATAActtttgaatgatatatctCACCCAATTTTATGGTTGGTCTGACAGGCATGTTACGACAAAGCTTcactatttttatgcaaaggaaTATTGCTCTTTCATGCTCCTTTAAACGCACGCCAAACTGACGTTTGGTTTGTCCGATATTATACTCACCTTGGCAGTCACTGCAAATACTAGTATACACAGCGTACCTGACACATGTTTACACCTCATTAATAAGAAATAGCGCTAACTTGTGTCATGTAAAGTTCCATCTCCTGGGGAGgtagctgttgttgttgttgttgttgttgttgttgttgttgttgcttccGTTGTTGCTGGAGAAGAAGTAAGGAAGTCGCATGACTTCAGTGCTTCGGCATCTTTGAGGTAATCGTCACCTAGGAAACCCTTATAAGTCCGCTTCTCTTTTGAGATGGCAACCAGGGCAGTGGCGGAGTCCTTGAAGATCAAATTACCACTTGAATTGGAATACTTAGTGGAATTAAAAAGTTGGAACTTGCCCGGGTCTGTTTGGTTGATGCCATATTTTTTACTCATGCTTGTCAAAATGGTGACGATTTTGTCAACATcagaattttctttcctcgtgacCACTGCGTGTGCGGGGTTGAAACCAAGGTAACATTCCTCGTGCCGTCCAATCTCTGGTGACGAAAATATAAGACAAATTCAATTCAAAAGCGATTGCATCACTTCAAGTGAAGATACCAAGATGTTAAACTTAATTCAACTTCCTCTTGACAAGACGGTTGAACCTGAAACCAGTTTGGCCCTAAAATTTTGCATCATTTGGCATTCAATAATCCATAGTACTCGGTTTGCCGTGCGAATTTGTTGATCAATTCAAATGATATTTGTCCCAGTCAAGCCCCAGTTACGCAGACatgggaaaatattttttttttcttcaacacGGAAAACTTTACTCCTGCAAGGGAATTAAGAGAAATTGTACCGATTCTAGTTGTTAATTTACATGCCACTGTTTAATCGGAAGTTACTCACTAAGGCCTTACTCTCTTTCCAGTTTGGAGAAATGGGCCGGCTGGTATTTAGCTCTATtattggaaaaacaaatacCTTTCCTGCTACCATCTTTGCACAGGTATTGGTAATCACTCGCAAGGCCATAACCTCCCATAGCCACAACTTCTTCTACGGTTACATGCTTAACAAATCCTACATCACCCTTATCCTCCGCCATACACTTGAAGGAGCCATGGTACCCAGCGTACTTGTTTTCACTCGTGGTTGCGGAGCATTGGGCGTTCCCAGTTCCTGCGCAAAGTGCGCAAAGTTTTCCGGGAATCTCTCCTGACGTATTGTATCTTTTAACACCtgttaataaaattgaaaaatgaaatAGATCATTAACACCTTCAGATGGCGTACGTTCTTAAATTAAATTAGTTTCATTTTAACGTATAGGAGGCGGCTGACAACGTTACTTAGTTTTTTGTTTCCGAATGAAAGAATACAATTTGAATGTTTTCCTACGTTTTTGTTTGCCGTCACACATATTAAAATAAAGTGTCTACATGCATCAAGCAAGCGCTTGATGTTTGTAACTGCTGactaaataaaatatataatattgaAAAAAACTTGAGCAGGGAAATAGAATACAGTATAAAACTACTTACCAGGTACGCAGCTCTCGCTGAAAAAGTCGGCAGCCGATAGGAAATCATTCAGGTCGTTCCCGCACTTAATAGCTGGAATCAACTCCGTGCGAAGCATATAGCCAATGGGTATCCTCCAACCGGCTGTCCGTCGAGCTCCAGTGTGGCAAGACTTTTTTCCCTTCAGAGACTTTAAGTTAAACCCTTTGTTTGACTTTTTAACCACAGCAACTCCATAATATTTGACCCCGTACTTTCCATATTGTTCAGAGACAATGGGTATCAGGTCCTTTGTCTTCCCTGTATTAAAGACAAGATGAAACGATGTCCAATTTGTTTGTGTTAGTGGGAGAAATCCCTGAATTACAGGTTTGGTAAGATGGAAGATACATATAAAAGCCATGTTTTTGAACCTCGGGTGTGGTCAAAGTGACTTTTAATTTCGAAGCGAAAAACCATCAGTTAGAGAAGCAAACTAGGGGGACCCAAACCCTTGAacttttgtttactttcagcGATGGTCTTTCGCTTAGAAAGTTTGAAAAGCAAAGAATATGTAATAGCGGTTtaaaggtgattccctagaaatagcTATTTAAGCCACCATGACAATGGGCCTTAATcacaaggcggccatgttgattcCAGAGGGATTGAGCATTTGTTTTGCACCACCGAAACTCTTTCCCCAACATTTCAACTCAAGGCTCgtggtacgaaatctattgtctatggccaatatggccgccgcgcgaataaggcgcATTGTCGAGCAACCGcgatgttggacaaatttagccGCTAAATAAAAGTAAAGTAGGATTCTGGGTTAAATAAAATCACTAGCACTGCGGATCAGACTGATTCAACACAACAACACTGTCTTCTGTGATATCAAGTCAAGCCCGTGTTTATTGAAACTACTTAAGCTTACATTATATATATCTGTATAAAAATTTATTTCCTCCTAATCTCAAAATGCTATTTTATAAACAACATTATTTACAATGTGGCATTAATTACTCCTTAGTATGCTGTATGCTGTACGCAGGATTGACCGGGGATTCTATGAGCTCTGATAAGAGCTCCCGGTCAACACGCTGTTTTTCTTGAATGGAACACATTGTTAAAATCGAAATTTCTTAGTTGATCTGAATTTTTTGCTGTGTAAAACAACGTGTTGAAATGAAGCTTTTTGGAGTAAACGTTGCCAATGGTTATCTTTCCAAAATCAGTGGAGCTTGTGATGGGCTAATTTGCGTCCTATTGTTTTGGGAGGCGGAGTTttgcatattattattactcgcGGGAGTTTCAAAATCAGTCAACCATTCTCCCGAACAGCCTCCGAAAGGCAAATTTGCGGAAGGTTGACGAGTGCGTTCAGAAAACCGTATTTCGATAGTACTTGTAGGTGTCGTAAACCAGCGAAAATTTGCAGGAGCTTTCCTGACACCCAGTACTAACTTTTCCATATGCTGGCCGTAAACTTAACCGATCAGCTCGTCGGAATATTCCGCTTAAAGTACAGCTTCCATACTAAAAAGCTCCCAAAATAGTCGATTTTCATAGCAAATTTGATAATACTTGTAGAGAccttaaaaaacaaatttttgttcaGAATCATTTATTGATCCTTCCTCTACAAATTCCATATGCTGGTACTTGGCCAGGGGAATTAATATGTCCGTAAAACAGAAAAACGTACGCGCTGGTGGCCGCTTATTGGCCGTATTCTTTGTTATCACGCGCACTTTTCTCTaatcaattttgaattttagcGCCGGCGCGCATAAAAAGTACCCGGATGTGTCGCGGCATTCTGGGCGATGctcgattttataaatgtaatccaTGATATGACGCAGAGCCTGGTGTCGTGCAATGGTTAGATTTTACTGATTTCTTTTACTACACCATGAAGACACCATTGTCGGCAaaggaatgaaataaaatatgggGGCCACCGTACTCggtcaggagaaaatagccattctttGACAGAGTAAGCTTGGCGTCAACagaaatccgccattttatcaacgtGAGCGAGCTAATGCGCGCCCCAATGACAAGAAATTATGCCCATTGGAGTTGCGCAGTGTAACGCCAGAGAATCACCTTCGGCCACGGCACCGACAATgctacaaagcaagaatattattcgTATAAAAAACGAAGAACAAGAATTTTCGTGCATATCTTTGCTGCACTCCGCTCACAAAACAAGAATGTGAAATCACCGAATTTTAGGTTTCGACGATAACGTAAGCATAAcaatggccgtgttttcaccaGCGGTTTTtaaggtcgcttagcgagtgacaaccagAAATCGCGTAAAAACAGTTGCTTTTCCAACTTGCTTAAAgttacaaggaagggttacgttttcgCCAACGCTTGCCGTGTAGCACTTAGATTACAGCGGACTTATcaattagagggtaatgtgaagtgctagttttctatcAATCATCAAAccatttgagcgttagccctactaatgcaAATGGGCCCACACTCCCttcgggttagggttagggttagggttagggttagggttagcctaaccgttgaagtcctgattttttcaggcttctcaacgcaattGCAAAACTTGCGTTCGCTAGCTTCACGTGATTTCACATCCCCAGTTTaatgtatgatccatttcatatatgatTTCATCAATGTGGGATTTGCTGTGATCATAAAAAGGGGACTTTTGTCCAGATGTGAATTCTATTGTGaatgaaaggaataattttattaaaattgcAGCCCATTTTTTTTAAGCATACGTTAACAGTGAGTATCGCCTCAATGACCTCAAAGCTTGGAAATGTGGTTGCTAGAGCGCGCTGCGCGCTACAGTAACATAGAGGTATTCCAGTACACTGTGGGGTGCAAAAAAGGGAACGAGAAGAGATAAATTAGAACTTGAAGAGCCGAGGACGTCTTACCTGCGTCGTACACTCTGCCACCATCCAAGGTTATGAGATCAGCTTCATTGTTTTTGATCTTAGCGACACAATCATAAGTGGATGTTCCAACAACGCACAGAGTGGTCACCTCCATACTTGCATTTTGTGCGGTTTCCTTGACGTATTTCACGAAGTCATcgcatttgtttttttctaaactCGATTTGACACACCATTTGAAGCTTATTtgagctaaaaaaaaaatcggtaaaatcagtttaataacaaataaagtcaTGTCATAAGCTCAGAGGACGGATAAACGTTTTAAAGTGGAAAATGCCTGGATCCGTTCAACCGAActtcatcaccatcatcacccACAAGGCAAAATTAATGTGAGGAGGCAACATCAtactaaatttgctgtttttaggtcaaaagtGGGTAACAATCTAAATTGGTACTTAagctcacacgtacaacatttctgacaacccactgagaaGATACGAAATGTTTTTACGCCGCAAAGAGctattcataattttttttagcgactttctgaagacaccgtctccaaacttgaaaaacctggccacgtttttttcaaatttcaatccatttccatcctctccatccttggcttcaaacaagaaagaatagcttcagtgcactttaaTGGTTATTGGCAACAGAACTAAAGCATTAtcttttggtcttcattgatgcaaagaggTCTTTTAAtgttctgggcccggttgttcaaaagccaattaacgctaatcccagattaaattttaaccaaggagtttatttctctattcccaaatgctgttcaacgctgatattcggcaaaactttacattagacgaagtcaatcctgaacaacaaaaataagcgaaagaaactctcaccaaaaagttgaaaaaatgaaacaaaagttaacgctaatcctggattaagttaacccGCTTTCGAACAACGGGGCCCTGAGGTATAACTGAAATAGTGTGACTGTCACAATGACCGTTCAAGATACGTTATATAATGTTCATTTATGGAAAATATATGGGGCTCTAAGTACAGGGAACTATTTCATTCCTTAAGGCATAATTCCAGAGGGAGAAAACGAAATTTGTAGTCACATTTTGGATTTTCAAGGCAGTGGAGGGACCCCAAgatgttttgaaaccttttTCTCACTCAGAGAGTCGTGGGTGTCTTAAATTAACGAGATCATGAGAACCACAATGTACCAAGGTTTTCTGAGAAACCACCCACCAATGTATGTCAACAC of the Montipora capricornis isolate CH-2021 chromosome 7, ASM3666992v2, whole genome shotgun sequence genome contains:
- the LOC138055658 gene encoding melanotransferrin-like gives rise to the protein MAKILLAFLTSVFIQFAQSAQISFKWCVKSSLEKNKCDDFVKYVKETAQNASMEVTTLCVVGTSTYDCVAKIKNNEADLITLDGGRVYDAGKTKDLIPIVSEQYGKYGVKYYGVAVVKKSNKGFNLKSLKGKKSCHTGARRTAGWRIPIGYMLRTELIPAIKCGNDLNDFLSAADFFSESCVPGVKRYNTSGEIPGKLCALCAGTGNAQCSATTSENKYAGYHGSFKCMAEDKGDVGFVKHVTVEEVVAMGGYGLASDYQYLCKDGSRKEIGRHEECYLGFNPAHAVVTRKENSDVDKIVTILTSMSKKYGINQTDPGKFQLFNSTKYSNSSGNLIFKDSATALVAISKEKRTYKGFLGDDYLKDAEALKSCDFLTSSPATTEATTTTTTTTTTTTATSPGDGTLHDTKLPTAEISPNPYPTMLEGDKLTLTCKTNEVTSQIKWKKNNVLKIPRATITENGDSSILVIEKVEVSDSGEYSCQALNNASSASSSVDIEIRVEAYRNQLKHRTYLEAD